A window of Cytobacillus sp. FSL H8-0458 genomic DNA:
CCATGGAAAGACAAATTTACTAGAGACATAACTGAAAAGATATACATAGATAAATAGTTTGATATACGGCTGTTTAATAGACCGAGTACATATTAGAAAGCAGGGTAATGACTTTGAAAAAAAGGCTCCTCGTTTTAAATACGACAATTATTCTTGGGCTTGGAAGTGCTTTTTCAATACCGGGTGTAAATGCTGAATCAATTAATAAGCTCGAGAATCAAAAAAGCCAAATCCAGCAGCAGCGCTCTAATTTGCAGGCTACATTGGCTGAAGCTGATAAGGAACTGGTAAGTGTACTTAAAGAAATTGCAGAGTTAAATGCTAAAATTACTAAAGTTGAAAAAGCAATTGAAGATAATAATAAATTAATAGCAGAAACGGAAACTAATATTGCCAGCACAAAAGCCGAAGTAGATCAATTGAAGGCAGAAATGGCGATCATCCAGGAAAGAATTGAAAAGAGAAGTGCTATCCTGAAACAGCGTGCACAATCTTTTCAGGAAAGCGGCGGAACAGTTGCATACCTGGATGTTCTTCTTGGGGCTTCCAGTTTCAGTGATTTCGTTGACCGTGTCGGGGCAGTAACCACATTTGTGCAGGCGGACAAACAATTACTGGAAGAACAGGAACAGGATAAAAAAGCTTTTGAAGAAAAGAAGGCTGCAGTGGAAGAAGAGCTAGCAGGATTAACAAGCATGATGACTGAGTTAAAGGGCATGCAGGCTACTATGGAAGAGCAAAAACAGCAAAATAGCTCATTAATCCAGCAATTAAAAGAAAAGGAAAACTCTATTGCTGCTAAAAAGGCAAAGCTGCAGAGTGAAGATGTTAAATATGCATCATTGATTGCTCAAATCGAACAAAGCATTGAGGCCCAGGCAGCACCGGCAGCTCAGTCTGTACCGTCAGCCCAGTCAGTGGCTTCAGCACCATCAGGCTCGGCTGCGGCCAATACGCAAAAAACTGCTGCCCAAAAAACAAAAGGCTCCAGCTCCTCTGCTCCAAAGCCAAGCGTTAATGGCGGAAGCGCAATTAGCATTGTTACAACAGCAGGTAATAAATATATCGGTAATTCTGTTTATGTGTTTGGCGGCGGCAGAAATGCTTATGATATCGCAAATGGAAGATTTGATTGCTCAGGCTTTGTACACTGGTCATTCTCCCAAGCAGGGATCAGTGTCGGAGCAAGCACAGATTCTCTTAAATTTGCCGGACGCCAGGTTTCAGCAAGCGAGATGAGAGCGGGAGACCTTGTTTTCTTTGATACCTACAAGAGGGACGGCCATGTAGGCATTTACCTTGGCGGCGGTAAATTTATCGGTTCCCAAAGCTCTACGGGTGTTGCGATTGCAAATATGTCCAGCGGCTATTGGAAAACTACATTTAACGGCCGTGTTGTACGCGTTATAGAATAGTGAAATGAACCTGACTTACATGTGAAAACGTGGAAGTCAGGTTTTTTTGATCTTATCTGAGTTAGAGGTAGAAACAGGTTCGGACTCAAGTTATTGAATTTGCAGCTCCTGAGTCCGAAGTAGAACCAAGTTCAGACTTAAATTTCAGGATTTGACCTGTCAGAGTCGGAAGTTACTCCAAGTTCGGACTCAGTTTACAAGATTTGCTCCATCTGAGTCAGAAGTTACTCCAAGTTCGGACTCAATCTCCTATATTCCCTCTATTTGAGTCAGAAGTTACGCCAGGTTCGGCCCTCATCTCCTAGATTTCCTCCACATGAGTCCGAATTTGCCCCCAGCGCCCAAACAAAAACCCTATCCATAAAAAACTTTCAAATTTTTAATAGATTCAAAATATTTTATTGATTATTACAATTAAGCGTGATTAAATAGTAAATAACAAACAACTTATCAGATATGTGATGTCTGCAAAGAAAGGGGGGCGTGAGGATGAATGTGAAAAAGATTTCAACACGCAAAATTTCTGAGATTGCTGCTGAGCAAATTGAAGATATGATTGCCAAAGGATCCTTTAAACCTGGGGATAAGCTTCCTTCAGTAAGAGAGCTGTGCGAATTATTCGGTGTCGGACGGTCAGCTGTCAGAGACGCCCTAACCTCTTTGCAGGGCAAAGGAATTGTGCAGGTTAAGCAGGGGGAAGGCACTTATATAACCAGGTTTGATTCTTCTAAGCTGTTTATCAATCCGCATTTGCATCCGGACATAAAAGACATCCAGGAGTTGTTCCAGGCAAGAAAAATGGTGGAAACAGGGCTTGCTGAAATGGCAGCTGCAAATCGGTCGGATAAGGATTTGGCAATGATGAAGACGCTGATTTCCGATGCAGCCATACATGGATGGGAGGAGGATTACCAGTTTCATATGGCGATTGCCCGTGCAGCAGGTAATGATATCCTTATCCAATTTGTGCAGTTCATTTCTGAAACATTGAAAAAGTCCATGATTGATTTTCACCATTACCTTGAAACACGGGCTGACATTGCGAGAAAAATTGAGGAACAGCATTTGGAAATCTATTTGTCTATTGAAAATAAGCAGCCCGATCAGGCACATAAAAACATGGTTGACCATTTAGAATTGGTTGAGAAACTATTGCAGATGAGTATCCTTCAGGAGCAATGATGTTTTTTTGAATTTTACCAGAAACATTGTTTGTTATTACGAAACAAAAGGCGGTGGATAGTTTGATTGCAGCAGAATCAATAAGTGAGTTAAAGGCTTCTTTAAGAGAAGACCAGATTAGTAAAAATGAAGCTTTAAGCCCATTTGGCAATTCCGGAGATATGGTTGTTTTTCCGGAAACAGAAGAGGAAATTGCAGCTGTACTTAAGCATTCAGATTCGAATGGTTTAACCATCAACATTATGGGCGGAGGCACAAAGCGGGGATTCGGTGGCTTAACCGAAAAAACGGATATTCTTCTATCGCTTGAAAAATATACAGGGATTGTGGAACACACGCCCGGTGATATGACGTTAACGGTAAAAGCTGGAACTCGCTTTAAAGATCTTCAGGATTATCTCGCACAGCATAATCAAAAAATATCACTCGATCCTTATTGGCCTGAAAATGCCACAATAGGCGGGATCATTGCAGCAAATGAAAGCGGACCCAAAAGATTGGGCTACGGTTCAGCCCGTGATGCAGTCATTGGTTTAAGGACTGTATACCCTGATGGAAAAGTAATCCGATCCGGTGGAAGAGTCGTAAAAAATGTGGCCGGCTATGATATGAATAAACTATTTATTGGGGCGATGGGCACACTTGGTGTCATTTCTGAGATCACCTTAAAGCTTCGCCCTATACCTAAGTGCGAGAGCCTGGTTCTTGTTTTGTTTCCACAAGGAAACCTGGAGGGAATTAAAGCTTTTGCAGTGAAGGTTTTGGATTCTATGATTGAACCTGTCTCACTTGAACTCCTGAATCCGGCACTTTCTGATAAGCTAGCCGGAATAAAGGCCTACACTATAGCGATGGGTTTTGAAGATGTGGAAAGCTCTGTCCGCTATCAGGAAGAATTCGTGAGGAATATGCTGCCTGATGATGCGAAATTGTTTATAAATCCAAAGGAAAAAGCCGATTTGTTTTGGCACCGGTTTTACAGGCACATCCCCAATGGATTGGATGGGGAATTGCCAATCCAAACCGAAGCCATCCTTAAAATTGGAACTGTAAATCTTGAAGCGTTGAACTTGTTAAAGGAAGCGGAACTGCTGCAGGACCGATTTAATGTTGAGATCGAGTCGCATGGAGGACTTGGCCACGGATTGAGTCAAGTAACCATCAGAGGTGCAGAATCTGATGTCGCCAATGCCGCTGCCCATGTAAGGCAAATCGCTGAAAAAGCCGGCGGCTATGCGATTATCAAGCATTTGCCATTGAATCTTCGGAAACAAGTCGAGATATGGGGCAATAAACCGTCTTATTTCTTTTTGCTGCAGGGCATTAAAACAAAGGTTGATCCAAATAAAACATTAAATCCAAACAGATTTATAGGAGGGATTTAAATGAGCGTGCGGGAACTCGATTTAAAGCAAGAACCGCCATGTACTTCCGGATTGGGAAATTATTTATGGAGCGATCCGCCCGATGAAAAGAAATGGGCTGACTGTGTCCATTGCGGCATGTGTCTGGAATCCTGCCCGACATATGAACAGACAGGCCAGGAACAGCATTCTCCAAGGGGCCGGGTTCACTTAATCAAATCGGTGGCAGAAGGGAAGCTTCAAGTAAATGAGCAATTCATGGACCCGGTGTTTCAATGTCTGGATTGCCGCGCCTGTACAACTGCATGCCCGGCTGATGTCGATGTGGGCGGTTTGATTGAGGAAGCACGGGGCCAGATTCGTCAGGCAATGCCATTAACAGGTGTAAAAGGAGCCATAAGTAAATTTTTTCTTCATGATCTATTCCCGCACCAGAATCGCTTAAATACGCTCGGCAGCCTTCTGAGATTCTATCAAAAAAGCGGCATGCAAAAAGCTGTCCGGAAAACAAAATTAATCAATGTCATGCCGCAGCACCTCGTAGATATGGAATCCATTATGCCTGAAGTGAAAGAGCCTGTTAAAAAGAAATATAAAGACGTAAAAGTAATAAAAGCAACTGGGGAGACAAAGCAGGAAGTTGCCATGCTGACCGGCTGTGTAATGGATGTCATGTTCAGTGATATTAATGAATCCACCATCAGCGTACTGACCAGGAATGGAAATGATGTTGTCATTCCACAAAAGCAGACTTGCTGCGGAGCCCTGCATGTTCACGCGGGAGACCGTGATATGGGCAGAAAGCTGGCAAAGCAGAATATGGAGGCATTCAAGGACTTTGATAAAGTGATTGTTAATGCTGCCGGCTGCGGATGCATGATGAAGGAATACGCAGAATTATTTAAGGAAGACCCGGAAATGCATGCAAAAGCGGAAGAGTTTTCCGAAAAGGTAGAGGATATTTCAAAATTTCTTCATGAAACAGGCTATGAAAAGCCAAAGGCTGAGATGAACACTAGAATTACTTATCATGATGCCTGCCATTTAGCGCATGGACAGGGGATCCGTCAGCAGCCGCGCGATATTCTCCTTGATATTCCCGGTGTAGACATGGTTCATATGCCTAATTCAGACCGCTGCTGCGGAAGTGCAGGAATCTACAATATTACCAATCCTGAAATGGCCAATGCCGTCCTTGAAAGCAAAATGGAGAATGTTCCCGATGATGTTGAAATGATCTCTATGGGTAATCCCGGCTGTATGCTGCAGATGGCAATGGGAGTTCAAAAATACGGCAGAAACCAGAAAATCGTCCATACAGTCCAGCTTCTGGACTGGGCTTATCAAAAGGAAGACCGTATGCGGGAGGGAGAAGAGTGAAAGCAAAAGACCGGGTTAAATCAAAGGACAAACACATCTTAAATTTGGCTGATATCGTTGGCGGTGCCCGTTCCATTCTTTACCTGAAAGAAGATCTGGTTGCCTATGACTGTGACGGCTTTACGATTCATAAACATTTGCCGAAGGCCGTCGTTTTTCCTAAAAACACACAAGAAGTGGCGGAGATTGTTAAATATTGCTCTGAAAACGATCTTCCCTTCCTGGCAAGGGGAGCAGGAACAGGGCTTAGCGGCGGAGCCATACCGCTTAATGGAGAAATCATTATCAGTATGGTCAGGATGAAAAAGCTTATTAGCGTAGATCTGGAAAATCGCCGTGCCGTTGTAGAGCCTGGATTTGTCAATCTGAAACTCACCAATTCCATATCCGATAAAGGGTATTATTACGCACCAGATCCATCAAGCCAATATTGCTGTACAATTGGGGGCAATGTGGCAGAAAATGCCGGCGGTGCACATTGTCTGAAATACGGAGTCACGACAAACCATATTCTTGGACTTGAAGTGGTCATGCCCAATGGAGAAATAGTGGAAATTGGTAAAGACGGTATTCCGGATGCTCCTGGATATGATTTGCTTGGTCTGATCACAGGTTCTGAAGGAACCCTTGGCATTGTAACAAAAATAACAGTGAGGGTTCTGAAAAATCCTGAAGGAAAACAGACCGTTCTTGCCTACTTTGATCGTGTTGATGATGGTAGCCAGGCTGTATCGGACATAATTTCTGCAGGTATAGTGCCGGCAGCCCTTGAAATGATGGATAAAACTGCGATTGAAGGGGTGGAAGCTGCTGCTTTTCCGGTAGGCCATCCAAAAGATATCGAAGCAGTGCTCCTGATTGAAGTGGATGGGATTGCTGCGGGAATTC
This region includes:
- a CDS encoding C40 family peptidase, translated to MTLKKRLLVLNTTIILGLGSAFSIPGVNAESINKLENQKSQIQQQRSNLQATLAEADKELVSVLKEIAELNAKITKVEKAIEDNNKLIAETETNIASTKAEVDQLKAEMAIIQERIEKRSAILKQRAQSFQESGGTVAYLDVLLGASSFSDFVDRVGAVTTFVQADKQLLEEQEQDKKAFEEKKAAVEEELAGLTSMMTELKGMQATMEEQKQQNSSLIQQLKEKENSIAAKKAKLQSEDVKYASLIAQIEQSIEAQAAPAAQSVPSAQSVASAPSGSAAANTQKTAAQKTKGSSSSAPKPSVNGGSAISIVTTAGNKYIGNSVYVFGGGRNAYDIANGRFDCSGFVHWSFSQAGISVGASTDSLKFAGRQVSASEMRAGDLVFFDTYKRDGHVGIYLGGGKFIGSQSSTGVAIANMSSGYWKTTFNGRVVRVIE
- a CDS encoding FadR/GntR family transcriptional regulator, producing the protein MNVKKISTRKISEIAAEQIEDMIAKGSFKPGDKLPSVRELCELFGVGRSAVRDALTSLQGKGIVQVKQGEGTYITRFDSSKLFINPHLHPDIKDIQELFQARKMVETGLAEMAAANRSDKDLAMMKTLISDAAIHGWEEDYQFHMAIARAAGNDILIQFVQFISETLKKSMIDFHHYLETRADIARKIEEQHLEIYLSIENKQPDQAHKNMVDHLELVEKLLQMSILQEQ
- a CDS encoding FAD-binding oxidoreductase, encoding MIAAESISELKASLREDQISKNEALSPFGNSGDMVVFPETEEEIAAVLKHSDSNGLTINIMGGGTKRGFGGLTEKTDILLSLEKYTGIVEHTPGDMTLTVKAGTRFKDLQDYLAQHNQKISLDPYWPENATIGGIIAANESGPKRLGYGSARDAVIGLRTVYPDGKVIRSGGRVVKNVAGYDMNKLFIGAMGTLGVISEITLKLRPIPKCESLVLVLFPQGNLEGIKAFAVKVLDSMIEPVSLELLNPALSDKLAGIKAYTIAMGFEDVESSVRYQEEFVRNMLPDDAKLFINPKEKADLFWHRFYRHIPNGLDGELPIQTEAILKIGTVNLEALNLLKEAELLQDRFNVEIESHGGLGHGLSQVTIRGAESDVANAAAHVRQIAEKAGGYAIIKHLPLNLRKQVEIWGNKPSYFFLLQGIKTKVDPNKTLNPNRFIGGI
- a CDS encoding (Fe-S)-binding protein encodes the protein MSVRELDLKQEPPCTSGLGNYLWSDPPDEKKWADCVHCGMCLESCPTYEQTGQEQHSPRGRVHLIKSVAEGKLQVNEQFMDPVFQCLDCRACTTACPADVDVGGLIEEARGQIRQAMPLTGVKGAISKFFLHDLFPHQNRLNTLGSLLRFYQKSGMQKAVRKTKLINVMPQHLVDMESIMPEVKEPVKKKYKDVKVIKATGETKQEVAMLTGCVMDVMFSDINESTISVLTRNGNDVVIPQKQTCCGALHVHAGDRDMGRKLAKQNMEAFKDFDKVIVNAAGCGCMMKEYAELFKEDPEMHAKAEEFSEKVEDISKFLHETGYEKPKAEMNTRITYHDACHLAHGQGIRQQPRDILLDIPGVDMVHMPNSDRCCGSAGIYNITNPEMANAVLESKMENVPDDVEMISMGNPGCMLQMAMGVQKYGRNQKIVHTVQLLDWAYQKEDRMREGEE
- a CDS encoding FAD-linked oxidase C-terminal domain-containing protein, which encodes MKAKDRVKSKDKHILNLADIVGGARSILYLKEDLVAYDCDGFTIHKHLPKAVVFPKNTQEVAEIVKYCSENDLPFLARGAGTGLSGGAIPLNGEIIISMVRMKKLISVDLENRRAVVEPGFVNLKLTNSISDKGYYYAPDPSSQYCCTIGGNVAENAGGAHCLKYGVTTNHILGLEVVMPNGEIVEIGKDGIPDAPGYDLLGLITGSEGTLGIVTKITVRVLKNPEGKQTVLAYFDRVDDGSQAVSDIISAGIVPAALEMMDKTAIEGVEAAAFPVGHPKDIEAVLLIEVDGIAAGIQEQIDQILEVCRKRNVREVRAAGSEEERARWWANRKTGFGAMGAISPDYLVQDGVIPRSRLPEVLNRINQISSESGLRIANIFHAGDGNLHPLVLFDARVPGESEKALEAGSQCLKVCADVGGTITGEHGVGIEKREEMRFVFTEEEIAAQTEIREVFNPHNLLNAGKLFPSPGRCAEVKKEMKTQAIS